ATGGCTATGCACTTTTTCACAGAAGGCAAAGTGCCGATCACATCCTTATCATTCGTCTATGAAAATGATGTTCTGGAGCCGATTTTCATCATGGCGAAGAACAGAGCGCCAAAGGAGGATGGATCAAAATGAATGCTTTTTATAATAAAGAAGGAGTCGGGGATGTCCTGCTTGTCCGGCTTCAGGACCAAGCGCCGGATCCGCTCCGTGCAGAAACGTCAGGTGATGTAACAGCGATCAGGGATGAAGCCGATCAGCTGGCCGGTTTCAACCTGTTCCGGGCATCCCAGTATGTGCCGCTGGATGCGCAGGGGAGTGTCGAGCTTACCGAGGAACTGCTCTCCGGCCTTCAGAATGCATTGAATCAAAATGATGTGGATTATACACTTGAAGTCGATTTAACCCCGAAATTCGTTATTGGTTACGTTAAGAGTCTTGACAAACATCCGAATGCAGATAAATTGAGTGTCTGCCAAGTCAGCACAGGTGACGCGGAACTGCAAATTGTCTGCGGTGCCCCTAATGTGGCTGCGGGACAAAAAGTGGTAGTGGCCAAAGTTGGCGCCGTCATGCCTTCCGGACTGGTGATCAAGGATGCTGAATTGCGCGGTGTCGCTTCAAGCGGAATGATCTGTTCGGCAAAAGAACTTGCCATTCCCGATGCCCCGCAGGAAAAAGGAATTTTGGTACTTCCGGAAGATGCTGAAGTCGGAACACCGTTTCCGGTAAAGGGCTGATTGCATGAAGTGGATTAAAGATCTATGGAGCCGGTTGTTTGTATCGGATGCCGATGAACCGGAACAGGAATTCCGGGAACCGGAAGGAGAAACGGCAGGCATTAAGCCGCCATTCCGGTTTCCGCTTATTTCAGATCAGGAATTATATGGAGAGCAGCCTGGATCGTTCAGTATGTCTTCAAATGAGTGGGTGAACTATATAGACACACCGCCGGAGCAGCCGGTTCCTCAACCGGTTCCGTCTGCTGCTGAACCGGTTAAACTTGTAAAGCTCCCAAAACCGGTCAAAAAAGTTTCATCTTCCGTTTATGAACCGGTGCGTCCGGGCATGACTGCGGTTTCACCGCAAAGTAAGCCAGTGCCGAATCCCCGGTACCGGCC
Above is a genomic segment from Planococcus lenghuensis containing:
- the ytpR gene encoding YtpR family tRNA-binding protein, which gives rise to MNAFYNKEGVGDVLLVRLQDQAPDPLRAETSGDVTAIRDEADQLAGFNLFRASQYVPLDAQGSVELTEELLSGLQNALNQNDVDYTLEVDLTPKFVIGYVKSLDKHPNADKLSVCQVSTGDAELQIVCGAPNVAAGQKVVVAKVGAVMPSGLVIKDAELRGVASSGMICSAKELAIPDAPQEKGILVLPEDAEVGTPFPVKG